A genomic window from Sphingobacterium spiritivorum includes:
- a CDS encoding DinB family protein — protein sequence MINELYECKILRASRTRLLQLIETVDYEILFKIPEGFNNNIIWQIGHCITSQQRHMYMRSGLPMHISKEFMESFKIGSSPGSWQITPDTNEVKPLLIDTVNILESDLESGLFINYEPFDLPIGIHVKNHIEALQAANYHEAEHSGKIFMYLKLLVKE from the coding sequence ATGATTAATGAACTTTACGAATGTAAAATTTTAAGAGCTAGCAGGACTAGGTTATTGCAATTGATAGAAACAGTTGATTACGAGATACTCTTCAAAATTCCGGAAGGTTTTAACAATAATATAATTTGGCAAATTGGTCATTGTATTACTTCTCAACAGAGGCATATGTATATGCGTAGCGGATTACCAATGCATATTTCTAAAGAATTTATGGAATCCTTCAAAATTGGATCGTCTCCAGGTTCCTGGCAAATTACTCCCGATACTAATGAGGTGAAGCCCTTATTGATTGATACAGTTAATATCCTTGAGTCGGATCTGGAATCCGGATTATTTATAAACTATGAACCCTTTGATTTACCGATCGGAATTCATGTGAAAAATCATATCGAAGCATTACAAGCTGCTAACTATCACGAAGCGGAGCATAGCGGAAAGATTTTTATGTACTTGAAGTTACTCGTCAAAGAGTGA
- a CDS encoding GNAT family N-acetyltransferase, whose amino-acid sequence MNVQSLENTDLDELLEVINVAFSDYIVPFHLDPDQLKFKIFTEGIRLDLSFGVYSSGRLVAFVLHGLNKIGDELVAYNAATGVVPDYRGRKLVGVMYDKLLPKLNELGVKKMILEVIEGNLPAIRAYEKLGYTVHRKLDCFSGQVETAGKDTDIEIREIKEFQWPIFTSFWDIQPSWQNDVKTLANSADHCRIVGAYHGDILAGYAVFNPATRRIQQIAIAQDYRRKGIATNIMNYISKTLGQQDLVINNVDHTSDGALSFIKQLGLSFKLAQFEMKRLV is encoded by the coding sequence ATGAATGTACAAAGTTTAGAAAATACAGATCTTGATGAACTGCTGGAAGTCATTAATGTAGCCTTTTCGGATTATATTGTACCCTTTCATCTTGATCCGGATCAGCTTAAATTTAAGATTTTCACAGAAGGAATACGTCTTGATTTATCTTTTGGCGTTTACTCGTCAGGCCGGTTAGTTGCTTTTGTGTTGCATGGGCTTAATAAGATCGGGGATGAGCTTGTCGCTTATAATGCTGCAACAGGAGTGGTGCCGGATTACAGAGGCAGAAAACTCGTTGGTGTGATGTATGATAAATTGTTGCCGAAATTAAATGAGCTTGGGGTAAAGAAAATGATCTTAGAAGTGATCGAAGGAAATCTGCCTGCTATAAGAGCATATGAAAAATTGGGTTATACAGTTCATAGAAAACTGGACTGCTTTAGTGGTCAGGTAGAGACTGCAGGAAAGGATACGGATATCGAGATAAGAGAAATTAAAGAATTTCAATGGCCGATTTTTACTTCATTCTGGGATATACAGCCTTCCTGGCAAAATGACGTGAAGACTTTAGCAAACAGTGCAGATCATTGTCGTATTGTTGGAGCATACCATGGAGATATATTAGCAGGCTATGCGGTGTTTAATCCTGCAACCCGACGAATTCAGCAAATAGCAATAGCTCAGGATTATCGCAGGAAAGGAATTGCGACGAATATCATGAACTATATATCCAAGACTCTTGGGCAGCAGGATCTCGTTATTAATAATGTAGATCATACTTCAGACGGAGCTTTGTCCTTTATAAAACAACTTGGACTTTCCTTTAAACTCGCTCAATTTGAAATGAAGAGACTGGTGTAA
- a CDS encoding sensor histidine kinase codes for MTHTFFTPLKQFLHKLIHVGIYPDMPYVESRYTKLLNVLNWLGLCFMLGYAILNLTNGRYFLTALNMFNMVDATAVLILHRLRMYLSARLVMVGCRIVIYTISGLYFHNGAEYFLLTLLITTIIIFDNRWIRTFLCSLIILACISVVLFPQPPLLGVPVMEEQAIVNMVLAIGLIIGTVTFFKSIQYGYQQEVEKQRQALIELNRDKQRMFSILAHDIRSPMATLENLLQIFYENLLTRTEQMKTTQLLKDQVIQLGTTMDDLLNWSARGMQGMETVKTSFLLYPLIKELFQFFDLIIKQKQLEVEMCIDKELILSADRDQIAVVMRNLLSNACKFSHRGGHIRIVAVEKNNSIEVFIEDEGVGMDENRINRLFTSSNSSVQGTAGEKGYGLGLMLCAEFVRLNEGNIAVKSRLGEGSIFTVRLPQ; via the coding sequence ATGACCCATACTTTTTTCACGCCATTAAAGCAATTTTTACATAAGTTGATTCATGTAGGGATTTATCCCGATATGCCTTATGTAGAGTCCCGATATACCAAGCTGCTGAATGTATTGAACTGGCTAGGATTATGTTTTATGCTGGGGTATGCTATTCTGAACTTAACGAATGGACGTTATTTTCTGACGGCTTTGAATATGTTCAATATGGTAGATGCGACTGCTGTATTGATATTGCACAGGTTGAGAATGTATCTGAGTGCCCGACTGGTAATGGTTGGATGCAGGATTGTAATCTATACGATCTCCGGACTTTATTTCCATAATGGTGCAGAATACTTTTTATTAACGCTGTTGATCACCACTATTATAATCTTTGACAACAGGTGGATCAGAACATTTCTGTGTTCGCTTATAATATTGGCCTGTATAAGTGTGGTTCTGTTTCCTCAGCCTCCGTTACTGGGGGTGCCTGTTATGGAAGAGCAGGCTATTGTAAATATGGTGTTGGCTATTGGATTGATTATTGGCACAGTAACCTTTTTCAAAAGTATTCAATATGGTTATCAACAGGAAGTGGAAAAACAGAGGCAGGCACTAATTGAGTTAAACCGGGACAAACAACGTATGTTCTCTATCCTTGCTCATGATATCCGAAGTCCGATGGCAACGCTCGAAAACTTGTTGCAGATATTTTATGAGAACTTATTGACGCGTACCGAACAGATGAAAACTACTCAGTTGCTGAAAGATCAGGTTATACAATTGGGCACCACAATGGATGATCTCCTGAACTGGAGTGCCAGAGGTATGCAGGGCATGGAGACAGTCAAGACATCGTTTCTTCTTTATCCTCTTATAAAGGAATTATTTCAATTTTTTGATCTGATTATTAAACAAAAGCAGCTTGAAGTGGAGATGTGTATCGATAAAGAGTTGATATTGTCTGCGGATCGGGATCAGATTGCCGTTGTCATGAGAAATCTGTTGAGTAATGCCTGCAAGTTTAGCCACAGGGGAGGGCATATACGTATAGTTGCTGTAGAAAAAAACAATAGTATAGAAGTATTCATTGAGGATGAAGGTGTAGGTATGGATGAGAACAGGATAAACAGGCTTTTTACTTCTTCAAATTCTTCCGTTCAGGGAACTGCAGGTGAAAAAGGATATGGATTGGGTTTGATGTTATGTGCGGAATTTGTACGTTTGAATGAAGGGAATATTGCGGTGAAAAGCAGATTAGGTGAAGGTTCGATCTTTACTGTTAGGCTGCCTCAATAA